A window of the Pseudomonas sp. B21_DOA genome harbors these coding sequences:
- a CDS encoding TolC family outer membrane protein: MRSISPSQLQQPAGNESRQRPAPALKASADADALGLEQAVRLAVDWHPRIGEAIGTLFQQGEGVNVAESGYYPQVTGGIKGGYTSGYGSDAGSQSVNISLKQMLYDFGKVSSSVDAARARVARSQAGILLAIDDIARDTARAYIEVQRYQRLLEVAREQIQGIGGIVDLAKQRSDMGASTRSDMVQAQSRAEGATATLQEFKAQYARWQATLTSLLGRRTPPAVSDAAAPTLTQACDASQISDTLPAVLQAAAQRTQAQAELAQAKAEAYPTLSLQPSVNQYLDDHYDDQNSRADRTQVGIFLNLEVPIYQGGAISARSRAAGHALTAADSAEDFARLQARQGLAEAQAQTSGLNRRLRSLEFRQSSITEARMLYGRQYLELGTRPLLDLLNAEQEIHQSRFDLVNTQADLQRLQIDCFYNSGAIRRVFGIDHSAIQNVEILP, encoded by the coding sequence TTGCGCAGCATCAGCCCGTCGCAACTGCAACAACCGGCAGGCAATGAAAGCCGTCAGCGCCCTGCCCCTGCTCTGAAAGCGTCCGCCGATGCGGACGCGTTGGGGCTGGAACAAGCGGTCAGGCTGGCCGTGGACTGGCACCCACGCATCGGCGAGGCCATCGGCACCCTGTTCCAGCAAGGCGAAGGGGTCAACGTCGCCGAATCCGGCTATTACCCGCAGGTCACCGGCGGCATCAAGGGTGGCTACACCAGCGGTTACGGCAGCGATGCCGGCAGCCAATCGGTGAACATTTCCCTGAAACAGATGCTGTATGACTTCGGCAAGGTTTCCAGTTCGGTCGACGCCGCCCGCGCCCGGGTGGCGCGCAGTCAGGCGGGGATTCTGCTGGCGATCGACGACATCGCCCGCGACACCGCCAGGGCCTACATCGAAGTGCAGCGGTATCAGCGTCTGCTCGAGGTTGCACGCGAACAGATTCAGGGCATCGGTGGCATCGTTGATCTGGCCAAACAACGCAGCGACATGGGCGCCAGCACCCGTTCCGATATGGTCCAGGCGCAGTCCCGGGCCGAAGGCGCGACGGCGACATTGCAGGAATTCAAGGCGCAATACGCGCGCTGGCAAGCGACGCTGACCAGCCTGCTCGGACGGCGCACGCCGCCGGCAGTCAGCGACGCCGCCGCGCCGACGTTGACTCAGGCCTGCGACGCTTCGCAAATCTCCGACACCCTGCCCGCTGTTCTCCAGGCGGCCGCGCAACGCACCCAGGCCCAGGCCGAACTGGCCCAGGCCAAGGCCGAAGCCTATCCGACGCTGTCGCTGCAACCGTCGGTCAACCAATACCTGGACGACCACTACGACGATCAGAACTCGCGCGCCGATCGCACTCAGGTCGGAATCTTCCTCAACCTCGAAGTGCCGATCTATCAGGGCGGTGCGATCAGTGCGCGCAGCCGCGCCGCCGGACATGCGCTGACCGCAGCGGACTCGGCCGAAGACTTCGCCCGCCTGCAAGCGCGCCAGGGTCTGGCTGAAGCCCAGGCGCAAACCTCGGGCCTGAACCGACGGCTGCGTTCGCTGGAGTTTCGCCAGAGCAGCATCACCGAGGCGCGCATGTTGTATGGCCGCCAATACCTGGAACTGGGCACACGGCCGCTGCTCGACCTGCTCAACGCCGAGCAGGAAATCCATCAGTCGCGCTTCGATCTGGTCAACACCCAGGCTGATCTGCAACGCCTGCAGATCGACTGCTTCTACAACAGCGGTGCGATTCGCCGGGTCTTCGGCATCGACCACAGCGCCATCCAGAATGTCGAGATCCTGCCATGA